The following proteins are co-located in the Terriglobales bacterium genome:
- a CDS encoding amidase yields the protein MSQFIGEQKLSPVELLRAHYARIERLNPKLNAFIELRQEAALAEARAAEKAVARNAKLRPLHGIPISIKSSIAVAGLKFECGSPTRTRIIASEDAVLVQRLKQAGAIILGNTNVPEMLMAYETNNPLYGRTNSAWELSRTPGGSSGGEAAAISAGLSAAGIGSDGGGSIRVPAHFSGICGLKPTPGRIPITGHWPESRGPFALLGVVGPMARRVEDLEIIFRVIAGFDAGDPMASPVPLAEVSQEELPRITIGYFEEHPSAPVTPETKAAVHTAIAFLQNSGFRVKPFLPDILDDAREHWWTLFVRLAAELLTPQFKGREDEISTILTYSDRPPTKEDLLSAWFRRDELRLRLMREMNDIPVLICPVCSVPAFRHGEREWRIGGRSVSYMDAMSYTQWFNLLGNPAVVVPVGVSPEGLPIGVQVVGQPNSEELILKVARALEKAVGPSRMAPALLE from the coding sequence ATGAGTCAGTTCATAGGCGAGCAGAAGCTCTCGCCCGTTGAACTTCTGCGCGCGCATTATGCGCGAATTGAGCGGCTGAACCCGAAGCTGAATGCATTCATTGAACTCCGGCAAGAAGCTGCTCTCGCCGAGGCGCGGGCTGCGGAAAAGGCGGTGGCGCGTAACGCGAAATTACGTCCATTGCACGGAATCCCAATCAGCATTAAGAGTTCGATTGCTGTTGCCGGATTGAAATTCGAATGCGGCAGCCCAACGCGCACCCGCATCATTGCGAGCGAAGACGCTGTTCTGGTGCAGCGGCTCAAGCAGGCCGGAGCCATCATTTTGGGAAATACGAATGTTCCTGAAATGCTCATGGCTTATGAAACGAATAATCCGCTGTATGGACGAACGAACAGCGCGTGGGAGCTCTCGCGCACTCCCGGCGGGTCCAGCGGTGGGGAAGCCGCAGCGATTTCTGCAGGATTATCAGCTGCGGGCATTGGTAGCGATGGTGGCGGCTCCATCCGCGTCCCAGCGCATTTCAGCGGAATCTGCGGACTGAAACCTACTCCGGGCCGCATTCCCATTACGGGACACTGGCCCGAGAGCCGCGGGCCATTTGCTTTGCTCGGCGTCGTAGGTCCGATGGCACGCAGGGTCGAAGATCTGGAAATCATCTTTCGCGTGATCGCCGGATTTGACGCCGGCGATCCTATGGCTTCCCCCGTCCCTTTAGCTGAAGTTTCCCAGGAGGAACTGCCGCGAATCACGATTGGATATTTCGAGGAGCATCCATCCGCTCCTGTTACGCCGGAAACCAAGGCCGCTGTTCACACCGCCATCGCGTTCCTGCAGAACTCAGGATTTCGGGTGAAGCCCTTTTTGCCCGATATCCTCGACGACGCTCGCGAGCATTGGTGGACACTGTTCGTTCGACTCGCTGCCGAGCTGCTCACCCCGCAGTTCAAAGGTCGCGAAGACGAAATCAGCACCATCCTCACCTACTCTGATCGTCCGCCGACGAAAGAAGATTTGCTATCAGCATGGTTCCGACGCGACGAACTGCGGCTCCGTCTGATGCGTGAGATGAATGACATTCCTGTTCTGATTTGCCCGGTGTGTTCGGTTCCGGCGTTCCGTCATGGAGAGCGCGAGTGGCGGATCGGCGGCCGGAGTGTCTCTTACATGGACGCAATGAGCTACACGCAGTGGTTCAATCTGCTTGGCAATCCGGCAGTGGTGGTGCCCGTTGGAGTCTCTCCCGAAGGACTGCCTATCGGCGTGCAAGTTGTCGGGCAGCCGAACAGCGAGGAGTTAATTCTGAAGGTCGCGCGTGCTCTGGAGAAAGCTGTCGGGCCGTCGCGAATGGCGCCCGCTCTCCTGGAATGA
- a CDS encoding S24 family peptidase, protein MNATALQDELRRVLWERIREKKLTGLGLAKQTAFEQAYISNFLNRKRSLSLEGMDRILAAQNLSVFDLLSRDELNRRASSIPAGEGNFENVVLTDAAVAASQPTIQRDVIRDILKFKKSFLKRLRPAPSKGRESWQRFVLTKIDAHEASSMYPRLLPGATVLIDRHYNLLQPYRRNEANIYAVRKNRGCTIKYVERDGDHLVLRPHNQLHPVSVLPLEGHDPAEMIVGRVCHVAIET, encoded by the coding sequence GTGAATGCCACTGCCCTACAAGACGAGCTTCGCCGCGTCTTGTGGGAAAGAATTCGCGAGAAGAAGCTGACCGGATTGGGGCTCGCGAAACAGACTGCGTTTGAACAGGCATACATCTCGAACTTTCTGAATCGCAAACGCTCACTTAGCTTGGAGGGAATGGACCGAATACTTGCAGCCCAGAATCTTTCAGTCTTTGATCTTCTGAGTCGCGATGAACTGAATCGTCGGGCGAGCAGCATTCCTGCCGGTGAGGGTAATTTTGAAAACGTGGTGCTGACGGATGCGGCTGTCGCGGCAAGTCAGCCGACGATCCAACGCGACGTCATCCGCGACATCCTTAAATTCAAGAAATCGTTCCTGAAGCGGTTACGTCCTGCGCCGTCCAAAGGCCGTGAGAGCTGGCAGCGTTTCGTGCTGACGAAAATCGACGCGCATGAAGCCAGCAGCATGTATCCGCGTCTTCTGCCCGGAGCGACTGTGCTCATCGACCGTCATTACAACCTGCTGCAGCCGTACCGGCGTAACGAGGCGAACATCTACGCCGTGCGGAAAAATCGAGGCTGCACGATCAAGTATGTCGAGCGCGACGGCGATCATCTCGTGCTGCGGCCGCACAACCAGCTACATCCGGTAAGCGTTCTGCCGCTCGAAGGACACGATCCTGCGGAAATGATCGTCGGGCGCGTGTGCCATGTAGCCATCGAGACGTGA
- a CDS encoding PadR family transcriptional regulator, whose product MDRQPELLQGTLDMLILKAISLGPLHGYGILLRIQQISKDRLEIQQGSLYPALYRLEHQGWITSEWGTSDNNRKAKYYRLTAQGRRGLESETAKWNQMTEIIAGILKASSERA is encoded by the coding sequence GTGGACAGGCAACCAGAACTCCTGCAAGGCACGCTCGACATGCTGATCCTTAAGGCCATCTCTCTTGGCCCACTGCACGGATACGGAATTCTGCTTCGTATCCAGCAAATCTCAAAAGATCGGCTCGAGATTCAGCAGGGCTCTCTCTATCCCGCGCTCTACCGGCTTGAACATCAAGGCTGGATCACAAGCGAGTGGGGCACGTCGGACAACAATCGCAAAGCCAAGTATTACCGCCTAACGGCACAGGGTAGGCGCGGGCTGGAGTCTGAAACCGCAAAGTGGAATCAGATGACCGAGATCATTGCGGGAATTCTCAAAGCGTCATCGGAGCGCGCATGA
- a CDS encoding ROK family protein — MTDNSQGFAIGVDLGGTNMRIAALDANGKQLELITTSTEVKRGRDLVVGDICDAIRALRKKFDGQLHFAGTGIGVPGIIDMATGTVMQSPNLPDWTNYPVRDEIQRRVEGSVTLENDANVAALGEKWMGAGRDVDSMCMFTLGTGVGAGIVLEGKIWHGLMGMAGECGHITVVPDGVQCGCGNRGCVEQYASATAVKRMAIEAIATGRAPELARAMSENPEFSSKVVFQYAMQGDEAAKQIFEVVGRTMGMVLGAMVNALNLPMYVLGGGLASGWEAFAPTMFADLRKRSYVYAATEPDPRLPARKHTLITRALLGSDAGLVGAARLALM, encoded by the coding sequence ATGACCGATAACTCACAAGGCTTTGCCATTGGAGTCGATCTGGGCGGCACCAACATGCGGATCGCTGCGCTCGACGCCAACGGTAAGCAACTCGAACTCATCACCACCAGCACCGAAGTGAAGCGCGGACGCGATCTGGTAGTCGGCGACATTTGTGACGCGATCCGCGCGCTGCGCAAGAAGTTCGATGGGCAGCTCCACTTCGCCGGCACAGGCATCGGCGTGCCTGGAATTATCGATATGGCAACGGGCACGGTGATGCAATCTCCTAATCTGCCCGACTGGACGAACTATCCGGTACGCGATGAAATCCAACGCCGCGTGGAAGGCAGTGTCACGCTGGAAAACGATGCCAACGTCGCCGCACTCGGCGAAAAGTGGATGGGTGCGGGACGCGATGTCGATTCCATGTGCATGTTCACGCTTGGCACCGGCGTCGGCGCGGGCATCGTCCTCGAAGGCAAGATCTGGCACGGTCTGATGGGCATGGCCGGCGAGTGCGGCCATATCACCGTCGTTCCCGACGGCGTGCAGTGCGGCTGCGGCAATCGCGGATGCGTCGAGCAGTACGCCTCGGCGACTGCTGTCAAGCGCATGGCAATAGAAGCAATCGCGACAGGCCGAGCTCCCGAACTGGCGCGCGCGATGAGCGAGAACCCGGAGTTCAGTTCCAAAGTGGTATTTCAATATGCAATGCAGGGCGACGAAGCAGCAAAGCAAATCTTCGAAGTAGTCGGTCGTACCATGGGCATGGTTTTAGGCGCAATGGTCAACGCGTTGAATTTGCCTATGTACGTCCTCGGAGGTGGATTAGCGAGCGGCTGGGAAGCGTTTGCACCAACAATGTTCGCCGACCTGCGCAAGCGCTCTTATGTCTATGCTGCGACCGAGCCCGACCCGCGCCTGCCCGCGCGCAAACACACGCTCATCACGCGCGCGCTACTAGGAAGCGACGCAGGTTTGGTTGGGGCCGCGCGTCTCGCGCTAATGTGA
- a CDS encoding gluconate:H+ symporter: protein MTDHHGAYLLVLALAAIIALIVLIARFKINPFIALMTISLVLAGASGMPLQTIVKSFENGVGGILGHIAIIVALGTMIGKMMAESGGADQIAQTMIRVFGEKRVPWAMVIIGLIVGLPVFFEVGFVLLVPIAFNVARRTGTSLIMIGLPMVTGLSVVHGLVPPHPAAMLAVTTYNADIGRTIFYAMLIGIPTAIIAGPLYAKVIAPRIHLDEYNPIAEQFLEENPRTDLPSFGITVGTILLPIVLMLIGSWADILSTPRTKFNEVLHMLGGADMALLIATVVSFVTLGTMRGFSRQAILKFTDQCLAPTATITLLVGAGGGLGRILQDSGTSQAIVELALRAHISILFSAWLVAALVRLATGSATVAMSMAAAIIAPIAVHTGVRPELLTIATGAGSLIFSHVNDGGFWLVKEYFNMSVAQTIKSWSVCETIISVVALILTLGLASVI from the coding sequence ATGACCGACCATCACGGTGCCTATCTGCTAGTTTTGGCGCTCGCCGCGATCATCGCGCTCATAGTTCTGATCGCGCGGTTCAAAATTAATCCCTTCATCGCGCTCATGACGATCTCGCTGGTGCTCGCAGGTGCGAGCGGAATGCCGCTGCAGACGATTGTGAAGTCATTCGAGAACGGGGTGGGGGGAATTCTCGGACACATCGCCATCATCGTCGCTCTGGGAACAATGATTGGAAAGATGATGGCAGAATCTGGTGGCGCGGACCAAATCGCGCAAACCATGATTCGCGTCTTTGGCGAGAAACGCGTGCCATGGGCGATGGTCATCATTGGATTGATCGTCGGCTTGCCTGTGTTTTTCGAAGTGGGATTCGTGCTGCTCGTTCCCATCGCATTCAACGTGGCTCGTCGGACCGGAACTTCGCTCATCATGATCGGCCTGCCGATGGTCACCGGGCTCTCCGTTGTACATGGCCTTGTTCCACCGCATCCGGCAGCAATGCTCGCCGTTACAACGTACAACGCCGACATCGGTCGCACGATCTTCTATGCGATGTTGATCGGTATTCCCACCGCAATAATCGCTGGCCCACTGTACGCAAAGGTGATCGCTCCGCGCATTCACCTAGACGAGTACAACCCGATCGCCGAGCAGTTCCTGGAGGAGAATCCCAGAACGGATCTTCCCAGTTTCGGAATTACCGTCGGGACGATTTTGCTTCCGATAGTGCTGATGCTCATCGGAAGCTGGGCAGATATCCTGTCCACTCCGCGTACCAAATTCAATGAAGTTCTGCACATGCTCGGCGGAGCCGACATGGCTCTGCTCATCGCCACCGTCGTGAGCTTCGTCACCTTGGGAACAATGCGTGGTTTCTCGCGGCAAGCAATTTTGAAATTTACCGATCAGTGCCTGGCGCCGACTGCCACGATCACTCTTCTGGTTGGTGCGGGCGGAGGCCTCGGGCGCATACTTCAGGACAGCGGAACCTCGCAGGCGATCGTCGAGCTCGCTCTGCGCGCACATATCTCAATCCTCTTCTCTGCATGGCTGGTGGCTGCGTTAGTGCGGCTCGCAACCGGATCGGCAACGGTTGCAATGTCGATGGCCGCCGCGATCATTGCACCGATCGCCGTCCACACTGGAGTGCGGCCCGAACTGCTCACCATCGCCACCGGAGCAGGCTCGCTGATCTTCTCTCACGTAAATGACGGCGGCTTCTGGCTGGTGAAGGAGTACTTCAACATGAGCGTCGCGCAGACGATCAAGAGCTGGTCCGTATGCGAGACCATCATCTCCGTGGTCGCTCTTATATTGACGTTAGGACTCGCGTCTGTGATTTAG
- the trpE gene encoding anthranilate synthase component I: protein MLRPQLKEFEELSRTSTLVPVVKTIMADLLTPVSAFLSIARGEPEAFLLESVEGGERIGRYTFLGVRPYMVLEARGEQISIRKGRNVERSRGKVFETISRLLQEHRVATLPDLPPFSCGAVGFIAYDAVRQLEKLPEKARDDLKAPDCFLMFFDRVLAFDHLRKQIHIIAVAEVRSGSPKQAYERAQRDIAALERKLVRGISAANRARPRKEDYKLKETTGRSAFLKSILKAKDYIRAGDAFQIVLSQRMELEPGVPPFEIYRALRMINPSPYLYFLQSRKFQVLGSSPEMLVRVTGRKLEYRPIAGTRPRSSDPEEDRRWQQELREDEKERAEHVMLVDLGRNDLGRVSEYGSVQVKDFMFVERYSHVMHLVSAIEGKLRPDYHAIDAFAAAFPAGTLSGAPKVRAMEIIEELEPVRRGIYGGAVLYADFAGNLDSCIAIRTMWVQGRRAYLQAGAGIVADSIPETEYQECLNKAKALLRAVGMARNYE, encoded by the coding sequence ATGCTTCGTCCCCAACTCAAAGAATTTGAAGAGCTCTCACGCACTTCGACCCTGGTTCCCGTCGTCAAGACGATCATGGCCGATCTGCTCACGCCGGTTTCCGCTTTCCTGAGCATCGCGCGGGGTGAGCCAGAGGCTTTCCTTTTGGAATCGGTGGAGGGAGGCGAGCGCATCGGACGCTACACGTTTCTTGGAGTGCGTCCTTATATGGTGCTTGAGGCGCGCGGGGAGCAGATCAGTATCCGCAAGGGTCGAAACGTCGAACGCAGCAGAGGCAAGGTCTTCGAAACCATTTCGAGACTTCTGCAGGAACACCGTGTCGCTACGCTTCCGGATTTGCCTCCATTTAGCTGCGGAGCCGTCGGGTTCATCGCCTATGACGCCGTTCGACAGCTCGAGAAGTTGCCGGAAAAAGCGCGTGATGATCTGAAGGCTCCAGACTGCTTCCTGATGTTTTTCGATCGCGTACTGGCGTTCGATCATCTCCGGAAACAGATTCACATCATCGCGGTTGCCGAAGTTCGAAGCGGATCACCGAAGCAGGCATACGAGAGGGCGCAGCGCGATATTGCAGCGCTCGAACGAAAGCTTGTGCGCGGGATTAGTGCGGCAAACCGTGCTCGGCCGCGCAAGGAAGATTACAAGCTCAAGGAAACCACCGGTCGTAGCGCGTTTCTGAAAAGCATTCTCAAAGCCAAGGACTACATTCGCGCCGGCGACGCTTTTCAGATCGTACTTTCACAGCGCATGGAGCTCGAGCCTGGAGTACCTCCGTTCGAGATCTATCGCGCGCTGCGCATGATCAACCCATCCCCATATCTCTATTTTCTGCAGAGTCGAAAGTTCCAGGTGCTCGGGTCGTCGCCGGAGATGCTGGTACGTGTCACCGGACGCAAGTTGGAATATCGTCCCATTGCGGGAACGCGTCCTCGCAGTTCCGATCCGGAAGAGGATCGTCGTTGGCAGCAGGAGCTGCGCGAAGACGAGAAAGAGCGTGCAGAACACGTAATGCTGGTCGATCTCGGACGCAATGACCTGGGGCGCGTGAGCGAATACGGCAGCGTGCAGGTGAAGGATTTCATGTTCGTGGAGCGCTATTCGCACGTGATGCATCTGGTCTCAGCCATTGAAGGGAAGCTGCGACCCGATTATCACGCGATCGACGCTTTTGCAGCCGCCTTTCCGGCTGGAACGCTGAGTGGCGCTCCAAAAGTTCGCGCGATGGAGATCATCGAGGAACTCGAGCCAGTGCGACGAGGCATATATGGCGGAGCCGTGCTGTACGCCGATTTCGCCGGCAATCTCGATTCCTGCATCGCCATCCGCACGATGTGGGTGCAAGGCAGGCGGGCCTATCTCCAGGCAGGCGCTGGCATCGTCGCCGATTCCATTCCCGAAACGGAATACCAGGAATGCCTGAACAAAGCCAAAGCGCTGCTGCGCGCAGTCGGGATGGCCAGGAATTACGAATAA
- a CDS encoding amidase translates to MAPIYERRTGPRKVELEPTLAPYSNWNPVLPGEHHGPEQNRFTWSRPDPGPLPANDEDIAFSPVTHLARWIETRRLTSERLTQLYLDRLKKFDPKLRCVITLTPDLALEQARKADAEIAGGKYRGPLHGIPWGAKDLVDTAGIRTTYGAEPFRDRVPQANAAVVKRLNDAGAVLVAKLSLGALALNDIWFGGQTMNPWLLEEGSSGSSAGPGAATSAGLVAFAIGSETGGSIVSPSMRCGITGLRPTYGRVPRTGAMTLCWSLDKLGPMARYVEDTMLVLHAISGPDPGDLSSVPSKLDFEAGAPVKGLRVGYFPKWMSETPATEVDRAALETVKKVGMVPVEVSIPDWPYDSLDLVLFAEAAASFEDLTLSHKVDELKMQVPDAWPNLFRQSRFLSAVDFVQTDRFRRKVAREMERVMAQVDLLLVPSLRDEMLTITNFTGHPSLTFRAGFVEVSEARSDWAPDPAHPLPKFSPPRRVPHGVTLIGRLFDEGTMVRAGMALERSFGVAAEKPPGF, encoded by the coding sequence ATGGCGCCGATCTATGAACGTAGGACCGGACCGCGCAAGGTCGAACTGGAACCGACGCTCGCTCCATACTCAAATTGGAATCCGGTGCTGCCGGGAGAGCACCACGGACCGGAGCAGAACCGGTTCACATGGAGTCGTCCCGATCCGGGACCGCTGCCGGCAAACGATGAAGACATTGCATTCTCGCCAGTCACGCATCTGGCGCGGTGGATTGAAACGCGTCGCCTCACGTCGGAGCGGCTAACCCAGCTCTACCTCGATCGGCTGAAGAAATTTGACCCTAAGCTGCGCTGCGTAATCACGCTCACTCCCGATCTGGCACTTGAGCAGGCGCGCAAAGCCGACGCGGAAATCGCCGGCGGCAAATATCGAGGGCCGCTGCATGGAATTCCATGGGGAGCGAAGGACCTGGTCGATACCGCAGGTATCCGCACTACCTACGGGGCAGAACCATTTCGGGACCGCGTTCCGCAAGCCAATGCGGCGGTCGTAAAACGACTCAACGATGCGGGAGCGGTGCTGGTTGCAAAGCTGAGCCTCGGCGCACTTGCGCTGAACGACATCTGGTTCGGCGGCCAGACGATGAATCCGTGGTTGCTCGAAGAAGGCTCCTCCGGATCGAGCGCGGGTCCTGGAGCTGCTACCTCAGCGGGGCTGGTGGCATTCGCCATTGGCAGTGAGACTGGCGGCAGCATTGTCTCGCCCAGCATGCGCTGCGGAATTACGGGACTGCGTCCTACTTACGGCCGCGTGCCGAGGACGGGCGCAATGACGCTCTGCTGGTCGCTCGACAAACTCGGTCCCATGGCCCGATATGTGGAAGATACGATGCTGGTGCTGCACGCGATCTCGGGTCCCGACCCGGGAGACCTCTCCAGCGTTCCCAGCAAGCTCGATTTCGAGGCCGGTGCGCCGGTGAAAGGCCTGCGCGTCGGCTACTTCCCAAAATGGATGAGTGAGACGCCTGCGACTGAAGTAGACCGCGCAGCCCTGGAAACGGTAAAGAAAGTCGGAATGGTACCTGTCGAAGTCTCGATTCCCGACTGGCCCTACGATTCGCTCGATCTCGTCTTATTCGCCGAAGCAGCTGCCTCGTTCGAAGACCTTACGTTGAGCCATAAGGTCGACGAACTCAAAATGCAGGTGCCCGATGCCTGGCCGAATCTCTTCCGCCAGTCACGCTTCTTGTCTGCCGTCGATTTCGTTCAGACCGACCGCTTTCGCCGCAAGGTTGCGCGCGAGATGGAGCGGGTGATGGCGCAAGTCGATCTGCTTCTCGTGCCATCACTGCGGGATGAGATGCTCACGATCACGAACTTCACTGGACACCCTTCGCTTACATTCCGCGCAGGATTCGTCGAGGTGTCGGAAGCACGCAGCGATTGGGCTCCCGATCCCGCGCATCCGCTGCCAAAGTTCTCGCCTCCACGACGCGTGCCTCATGGTGTCACGCTCATCGGGCGCCTGTTTGATGAGGGCACGATGGTGCGCGCAGGTATGGCGCTTGAACGCAGCTTTGGCGTGGCCGCAGAGAAGCCGCCGGGATTCTGA
- the mutM gene encoding bifunctional DNA-formamidopyrimidine glycosylase/DNA-(apurinic or apyrimidinic site) lyase has product MPELPEVETIARGLDRRVRGDVIESVWLGTHPEPLKSTAKEIASVLTRSRIAHVRRVGKHIVFDLESAQSHNGNAKRQWIVHLGMTGRMLVASPEEATPKHTHAIASLASGRELRFVDPRRFGRLSVVSESGFTGPGTEPLTISAEEFAKLFRGRKTPIKAALLNQKLLHGVGNIYADESLFRARIRPRRQAGRLTRADLARLHVAVKAVLKEAIKLGGSSVSDYVNAEGEEGFFQLRHRVYMRTGQPCFVCRTPIKRIVLGGRGTHYCPKCQG; this is encoded by the coding sequence ATGCCGGAACTCCCTGAGGTCGAAACCATTGCGCGCGGACTTGATAGACGAGTTCGCGGAGATGTGATCGAGTCGGTGTGGTTGGGTACACATCCAGAGCCCTTGAAGTCGACGGCGAAAGAGATTGCATCGGTGCTGACTCGTTCCCGCATCGCGCACGTGCGACGCGTGGGCAAGCACATCGTGTTCGATCTCGAATCAGCGCAATCCCATAATGGGAATGCGAAGCGGCAGTGGATCGTGCATCTCGGGATGACCGGACGAATGCTGGTGGCTTCTCCCGAAGAAGCCACACCGAAGCACACGCATGCCATCGCATCGCTCGCCTCCGGGCGCGAACTGCGCTTCGTCGATCCCCGCCGCTTCGGACGGCTGAGCGTCGTATCGGAATCGGGATTCACGGGACCGGGAACCGAACCACTAACCATCAGCGCAGAAGAATTCGCAAAGCTATTTCGCGGACGCAAGACTCCCATCAAAGCAGCGCTGCTAAATCAGAAACTGCTGCACGGCGTCGGCAACATCTATGCGGACGAGTCGCTCTTTCGCGCCCGCATTCGTCCGCGCCGCCAGGCTGGACGGCTCACACGCGCGGATCTGGCCCGCCTCCATGTCGCTGTCAAGGCAGTGTTGAAAGAAGCCATCAAGCTCGGCGGATCGTCGGTGTCTGATTATGTAAATGCCGAGGGAGAAGAGGGCTTCTTCCAGCTTCGGCACAGGGTGTACATGCGCACCGGCCAGCCGTGTTTCGTGTGCCGCACGCCCATAAAGCGCATCGTCCTCGGCGGACGCGGCACGCACTACTGTCCCAAGTGTCAAGGCTGA
- a CDS encoding D-aminoacylase — protein MNCDLLIENVSIVGGTGSEPYRGSVAVCGDRIGAVGRNSCTATKVIDGRGHALAPGFIDVHTHDDLYLLRSPQMFPKLSQGVTTVVTGNCGISAGPATLKHGFPDPMNLLGQASEFRYHKFSDYVRALELARPALNVASLVGHTTLRNNHLDRLDRVASAHEIEKMKQELRDALENGALGLSTGLAYLSANSASTEEVIGLAQTLTAAAAIYATHLRSETDAVLSAFDEACRIGKKVGAPVVVSHLKCAGVDNWNRSPELLAALDRARSEQPIGCDCYPYAASSSTLDLRQVDERVKITITWSDPHPEMAGRNLDAIAQEWKIAQLDAARRLQPAGAVYHCIAESDMRSILRHPATMIGSDGLPSDPRPHPRLWGTFPRVLGKYAREEKLFALSEAVRKMTSLPAERFGFNDRGRIREGFCADLVLFDPDTVRDTATFSDPVRAAVGIEAVWVNGILSYQNGNATGSRAGRFLKRSSPGKS, from the coding sequence ATGAACTGCGATCTGCTGATCGAAAACGTCAGCATTGTTGGCGGTACTGGCTCAGAGCCGTACCGCGGCAGTGTTGCCGTCTGCGGTGACAGGATCGGAGCAGTCGGCCGGAATTCATGCACAGCAACAAAAGTCATCGACGGTCGGGGGCACGCGCTGGCACCGGGCTTTATCGACGTGCACACGCACGATGATCTCTATCTCCTCCGCAGCCCGCAGATGTTTCCGAAACTGTCGCAAGGCGTGACTACCGTCGTAACCGGCAACTGCGGAATCAGTGCCGGACCAGCCACGCTCAAGCATGGTTTTCCGGACCCAATGAACCTGCTCGGGCAGGCAAGTGAGTTTCGGTATCACAAATTCTCCGACTACGTGAGAGCGCTTGAATTGGCGAGACCGGCTCTGAACGTCGCCTCGCTGGTCGGTCACACCACGCTTCGCAACAACCATCTTGACCGTCTCGATCGAGTCGCCAGTGCTCACGAAATCGAGAAGATGAAGCAGGAATTGCGCGACGCTCTCGAAAACGGAGCTCTTGGTCTGAGCACTGGATTGGCTTATCTCTCGGCAAATTCGGCTTCCACGGAGGAAGTAATAGGTCTCGCGCAGACTCTCACCGCCGCAGCCGCCATCTACGCCACGCATCTGCGCAGCGAAACTGACGCGGTGCTCTCGGCATTTGATGAAGCTTGCCGCATTGGCAAAAAAGTCGGAGCACCCGTCGTGGTCTCTCATCTCAAATGCGCGGGCGTCGATAACTGGAACCGCAGCCCGGAACTGCTTGCTGCACTTGATCGTGCGCGATCGGAGCAGCCGATCGGCTGCGATTGTTATCCCTATGCGGCCAGTTCGAGCACGCTCGATCTTCGCCAGGTCGATGAACGCGTGAAGATCACAATCACATGGTCCGATCCGCATCCCGAGATGGCTGGAAGGAATCTCGACGCGATTGCGCAGGAGTGGAAAATCGCTCAACTGGACGCGGCGCGTCGTCTGCAGCCCGCTGGAGCGGTGTATCACTGTATTGCAGAAAGCGATATGCGCAGCATCCTGCGACACCCCGCAACCATGATCGGCTCAGATGGCCTGCCCAGCGACCCGCGTCCGCATCCGCGATTGTGGGGAACCTTCCCTCGCGTGTTGGGAAAGTATGCCCGCGAAGAGAAGCTGTTCGCGCTGAGCGAAGCGGTCCGCAAAATGACCAGCCTGCCTGCTGAGCGCTTCGGATTCAATGACCGCGGGCGCATTCGCGAGGGCTTCTGCGCTGACCTTGTATTGTTCGATCCTGACACGGTGCGGGATACTGCGACCTTTTCCGATCCCGTGAGGGCTGCCGTTGGCATAGAAGCCGTCTGGGTCAACGGCATCTTGTCGTACCAGAATGGGAATGCCACAGGGAGCCGCGCAGGTCGATTCTTAAAGCGCAGTAGCCCAGGCAAGAGCTGA
- a CDS encoding aminodeoxychorismate/anthranilate synthase component II: MIFVLDNYDSFTFNLVQYIGETGEEVQVRRNDQVTVEEIRELQPRKIVISPGPCTPNEAGITVELIQKLAGQVPILGVCLGHQAIGAAFGGRVIRSERIMHGKTSLVEHDGRTIFKGLDSPMVANRYHSLIVEEKSLPDELEISARSEENGRTVIMGLRHRKLAVEGVQFHPESVLTPHGPQLIRNFLQ; this comes from the coding sequence ATGATTTTCGTTCTCGACAATTACGATTCCTTCACCTTCAATCTCGTGCAGTACATCGGTGAGACGGGAGAAGAGGTGCAGGTTCGCCGAAACGATCAGGTTACGGTCGAGGAAATACGGGAACTGCAGCCTCGCAAGATCGTCATCTCTCCTGGCCCCTGCACGCCGAACGAGGCGGGCATCACGGTTGAACTGATTCAGAAACTCGCCGGACAAGTTCCTATTTTGGGAGTATGTCTCGGGCATCAGGCCATCGGCGCAGCGTTTGGCGGACGCGTGATTCGCTCCGAGCGCATCATGCACGGCAAAACTAGCTTGGTGGAGCACGATGGGCGCACGATATTCAAAGGGCTGGACTCTCCGATGGTCGCGAATCGCTATCACTCACTGATCGTGGAAGAGAAGAGCCTTCCCGATGAACTCGAGATTTCGGCGCGCAGTGAAGAGAACGGCAGGACGGTGATCATGGGTTTGCGCCACCGAAAGCTAGCTGTCGAAGGGGTGCAGTTCCACCCGGAAAGCGTGCTGACGCCGCATGGGCCGCAGCTTATCCGAAACTTTCTCCAGTGA